TTGCATACTATGTAAACAATAATTACAGAAGTCATATTATAAAATTCTAGAAAGGAAAATGACAAGCACTGCATAGTAAAAGGATAACGATCAGGTGGTGTGTGAACAAGAAAAAACAGAGGCGAATCCGTTAGTTTCTTTGAGATGACTTACATTTTTTCCTATGCCAATTGTAGGCAGATTAGCCAGAACCCCAAGATGGCAAGCGGAGCCAAATCCTACATAGAAACAGTTCATTAACTACAAAAGAATTGTAACTCAGTAATaaaaacaacaatacccaatccctcTCTATTAGCATATATAGTAAGCAGTGGCGGATCCAGAaaattttttcaccgggggcgaaatttttttctAAAACCTAGAGATTTTTTTTTTGGGAAAATATggaagttttggggcaaaatatagagttttttgagcaaaatttagagatttttaggcaaaatacggaggttttgggacaaaatatgaagggtttgggacaaaaaaaaattccaccggggacaaaatcgaaaaaccgaaaaatttacactaaaaattggaaatccactgggggcgggcgACCCACCCTGACCCTTCATAGGTCCGCCCCTGATAGTAAGTATGGGGGAGGACCACACATATAACCGAGGGCAAAGAGAATGCTTCTAAGAGGACGTCGGACAAACATATATGCAACCAAGTAATAATAGGTCATAAGTTCAGTTTCAAGATATTTTTATGTTACTAATTTGAAAACGATGATTTATTTTAGATTTATGATTAGCCTTAAGCCAACTTTAGCTCTAAATTACCAGGATATAAAATAAAATGGTAAGTAGAAAATAGTAGTAACAAACAAGACATGTAAATTTATCCAAAAAAAGTTAAAGATCCCTCACTCCGTTACTTAATAGGGACCTAAAAGGGCAGATCAAACAGTCATTCACTGAGTATCATCAAGAGAATGGTAGAATTAACAGAAACACATACCGCGGGGATGAAGTATTCCATTTCCATCGATCATCAACAACTGAGTATAAAGGAAGAAAAAATATACACATCATGTGGTTTCAAATATACACTTAATGAGGAATGTGGCTTTAGAGTATAAACTTAATAGTGTATGTCAATTTTAGTGTTGGAAGCTGCATAGATAATAATCAAAACACATGTTCCAGTAGAAGCAAACTACAATCAAAAACAACCATCATCACCTGAGGGTAGAAAGGATGCAAACCATTCCGCATCTTATTCACAAGTTCCAGAAATATAGGAGCCTGATTACAGTAAACAGTGTATATCATCATTACACAACTTAACTTGTTGATTTTTAGCATtcaatttaactcatgatgaaaaaaaaaaaaaaaaaaaaaaaaaaagtgatgaGGTTTTCCTTGTTTAGGTTACTCGAGAGGGAGAATATTTttactctagtgtacgcagcctAACAGGAATAATCCGTAGCCTAACTCATGAAGAACTCTACAATAAAAGAAACCCGGGAATTCGGGGCACAAGTTACTCATACTGAAATTCCTCATTTATGAATTCAGACTGCAATCTAATGAATTCAGTGCCCATATTCAGTGAACTTCCTCATTTATGCTACAGTCATGCAATGGGAATACATTAGTATTATATGATCATTATTATACCAAATTAGTATCAACAGTTAATCTAGTTAACTCGTAAAGTATATCAACATTAAGTAATAACCAGAAAGCACCAAGTGCACAAAAATGTATCAATATGTATAAGTAACATGCTTTCAAACATTCTTATCTGTATAATAAATACTACCAAATAGTACGTTTGCACTACATACGATTATATGGTCAAGTTGAAAAACAAACCTCCCTGAATGCAAGAAAACCAGGAATATAAGGAACATCAATCGTAACGATAGCAGAATCCTCATAAACAATATCAAGAGTTTTAAAATCCAAAACAATAAGGGTTCCACAAGCTACAGATGGATCATTTTTTAAAAAACTTATATCAACTCCACCTATATACTTCAACAATTCTGATTCATTATTGTCTTCTGGTTGCCCTAATTTCCACGTGTAATCATCTTGAGTGATTAATCTTTTCTTCAACGAATCCTGGGCCCTAATTGAATCAAATTGAATTAATCATGTTTGAAAAGGCTGATGATGAATTAGTGATATAGTAGGTGAATTCAATGTGTGCTTACTCAATCCATTTGTTAATATCATGATCGGAAAGAGACGTGGATGATGATGTAGAAGGGGAGGAAGTTTCAACTGTAGATTTTATCTCCATGAAGTTTTAAGTTGTAATGCTGGATACATTAAATATTACTAGCTACCTCCCATCCCCTACATCACATAAAGCATGCCTATCAATCCTACATGTCACTACCTACTATCTTCACCTACCTATCATACACGTGGCATACCTCAcaattttctgttttttttttaattctggcaacaaaaaaaaaaaatactgcaaaaaaaaaaaaggaaaacgtGTTCCATACATTTGCCAAAACACACACCTATTCGTCTTCATCTTCTCTCCTTCTCtccttctctcattcaaacaccaGATGCATATATCTTCAATTCACATGTTTACCTTTTTTTCATACCTACATATTTACTCCATTACAGATCTATATATAATTACTACCCTGTCAATTTCGTATACAAACGAATTATCCTTTTCACAAACGTTTCACAATTGGTCCTATCCTGTTCCGTACTCAGATTTAATCCTAAATACGCATGAACCCTAATTCACTCATATGCAGGATTTGAATAACGACTGATTCACTAATGGTATATGTCCATCAAATTTACGCTTTCTTCCACGTTTGCGTCGATTAATATGCCATCAATTGAAATTGAACAATTAAATTGAATCTCAGGTATGCCATTCTTCAATGATTATCTAGATTATCATTCCACATATTTTGAATTTTTGTCAGATTAATTTTATCCATTCATCTATGTTTTTATAAGTATAaatgttaaatttaattttaaaattctaAGATAAAATTAATACCCAAAAAAATCTCTTGAAATATATCCGCACTCAATTATGTTGATCAATTTTCAGAACGTTTTTATCGGATCAAAATCCCAACTCATTTTTAAAAACTTAATAATTTCTAAGTTAAATTATTCAAATTGATCTCATAATTATTATCTGTTGCGTTGATTTCGGGTCAAATTACCAACCATTCTAAAATTACTATTTGTTTAAATACAAAATTATCTTAATGTAAATGTAACtgagtttttttgttttttttgttttttcctTTCATACGACAATATTGTAATTTAATGtcaaaattaccaattttttttaaaaaaatagaaaaaaaaatatatgtttctATAACctatttttggataaaatttgaaTCATCATGAAACATGGAACCGTTTCCTAAATTGTAGTATACCATCATATCAACCTCCAAATTAAACTGCATTCACACGTCTATATAACTTCCTATTGCTCATCTCAGAAACACATCTCCTATTTTTCAATTCAGTTTTCAATAACTAAAATTACCTTTTAATCACTACTAACTTGTGACATCAATGGAATCGAAATTGCTGTGCATAGGTGCAATCACTGCTAGGAGTCCATCTGTTTCCACGCGTTTGAAGATACTCAGTATTGAAACATTGTCAAGACAAAATCTTGACAAGGGCTTCCCTTTTCTTGATGTTATAGCATCTGATGAGCAGGTTATTTCTAACTATTAAGAAATTAATAATGTCTCATATCATCAATTTCACTTTTAAATTCTTACAGGTTTCATACACATAATAATTGTATACTTTATTTACTTTTTCGAAAATACTTTGTAACATTACCCTATTACACAAATTCCAGGGTGATCGCATTGGTCTTATTCTGAAAAATGCTCATAAGAAAAAATATGAGGAACTATTGCACGAGCAAAATATATATGTGGTTCAAAATGTTGGAACATTAAAGCTAAACAGCCAGATGTCCAAACTTAATCACTGGACACACGATTGCAAACTCATTTTTATAAACAAAACCACAATTGTGCCAGTTCCTTCCACGCAATGGACTGGAAGTAATGGTTTCAAATTCATTCCATTTCTGGAACTAATCAACTGTCAACTACCAGAAAAACACACTGCGGGTACTGTCAACACCCTGATTTTTACTTCTATTCTTACAAATGTAATCTGTATACGACCTAAAATTATGTtgagaatatatatttataattatatttcttTTAACCATGACAGATGTGATCGGTAGAGTGAATTTCTATGACCGGGAACCAAAGTCCTATGGTAGTGGCAGTGAAGATAAGTCTAAATACATCAACCTGGA
This genomic window from Rutidosis leptorrhynchoides isolate AG116_Rl617_1_P2 chromosome 2, CSIRO_AGI_Rlap_v1, whole genome shotgun sequence contains:
- the LOC139891782 gene encoding uncharacterized protein, which codes for MEIKSTVETSSPSTSSSTSLSDHDINKWIEAQDSLKKRLITQDDYTWKLGQPEDNNESELLKYIGGVDISFLKNDPSVACGTLIVLDFKTLDIVYEDSAIVTIDVPYIPGFLAFREAPIFLELVNKMRNGLHPFYPQLLMIDGNGILHPRGFGSACHLGVLANLPTIGIGKNLHHVDGLTNSRLRELLEAEENLNVDFISLIGNSGNTLGAAMHSSSGSFKPIFVSVGHRVSLASAVEVVKRTCKYRVPEPIRQADIRSREYLRKFH